Genomic segment of uncultured Desulfobacter sp.:
AGCGTTCTCATCATAGAAGATGACACCCATTTTGGTAAAACACTGATGAACTTTTGTGCCAAACGCGGATTTTTATGTCTCTACTCGGCAACGGGAGAGAACGGATTGGCCCTGGCCTGCCAATACATTCCCAAAGCAATTATTCTGGACATCAAGCTGCCGGGCATGGATGGCTGGGCCGTCTTTCACAACCTAAAGGAGAACGCCGCCACCCGGCATATCCCGGTCCATTTCATGTCCGCTGAAAACCCCGTCTTCAACGTACGTAATAAGGGAGCCATCGGGTACCTGACCAAACCGGTATCCCCCGAAAATCTGGAAACGGCCCTGGACAAAATTGAGGCGGTGGTCACCCAAAAGGTAAAATCCCTGCTGATTGTGGAGGATGACGCCAACCAGCAACAAAGCATCAGGCATCTTCTGGCCGGGCGGGACATTGCCATTGATAATGCCGCATCCGGGAAGAATGCCCTGGAAGCCGTCAAATCAAAACCCTATGACTGCATCATTTTGGATCTGGGCCTGCCCGATATGACCGGGTTTGAACTGCTTGAAGCCTTAACAAACGCTCCGGACATCTCCTTGCCCCCCATCATCGTATATACCGGCCGGGATCTCTCTTTTGAAGAGGAGGGGATACTCAGGCGGTACTCGGAATCCATCATCATTAAAGGGGTAAAATCCGAGGAACGGCTTCTGGATGAAACCTCGCTGTTTCTGCACCGCATGATCAAGGATCTGCCGGCGGACAAAAAACAGATGATTACGGATATACATGACAGCGACCGGATGTTTGACGGCAAAACCGTACTCCTGGTGGACGACGACATGCGCAATGTGTTTGCACTGGCCAAGGTGCTTGCCCAACGCAAGATGAACGTCCTGAAGGCCGAGAACGGGAAAAAGGCCATTGAAATAATAAAAAATAATTCGACGATTGACCTGGTGCTCATGGACATCATGATGCCGGTCATGGATGGGTATGAAGCCATGAAGGAAATTCGAAAAGACGCAAAATTCTCCAGGCTGCCCATCATTGCCCTGACGGCCAAGGCCATGAAACAAGACAAAACCGACTGTATTGAGGCGGGTGCCAACGATTACCTGACCAAACCTGTGGACATTGAACGGCTTTTGTCCATGATGCGGGTCTGGCTATATGAGTAGAGTGTGTTCAAACATTAAATAAGAGATCTTGTACCCATGGAAGCCACCGAACTTGAAAAACTGGAAGTCACCCTGCTGCTTGAGGCTGTTTTCCAGCGGTATGGACACGACTTCCGCGGGTATGCCAGGGCATCCGTCCACCGGCGAATTCACAACGTTAAAATCCAGGCCGGTTTGGAATGTATTTCTCAATTAATTCCCAGGGTGTTGCATGATCCGTCATTTTTTGAACGGCTTTTAGATGAGATGTCCATTACAGTCACAACAATGTTTCGAAATCCGGGTCTGTTTCTTGTGTTAAGACAAAAGGTGCTGCCCTACCTGAAAAGCTATCCGTCCCTGAAAATCTGGCATGCCGGCTGTGCCACCGGGCAGGAGGCCTATTCCCTGTCCATTCTGCTTAAAGAGGAGGAGCTTGCCAAACGCACCGTTATTTATGCCACAGATTTCAACGACAACGCCCTGGATACGGCTAAAAAAGGGATTTACGATATCAAGGATGTCAAAAATTTCACAGAAAATTACCAGGCAGCCGGCGGCAAACGCTCTTTTTCAGAATACTATCATGCCGAATACGGAGCTATGAAAATTCGGCAGAACTTAAAAGCGCCGATCACCTTTGCCAACCATAACCTGGCTATTGACGGTGTATTCAGCGAGACGCAGTTAATTATGTGCCGCAATGTTTTGATTTACTTTGATAAAAAACTCCAGGACCGTGTTTTAAAACTGTTCTGGGAAAGCCTGGCGGAAAACGGCTTTTTATGTCTGGGCAGACGGGAATCCCTCTCGTACTCAACCATCAAGGATAAATTTGTGGTTGTGGACGAAAAACACAAAGTCTTTCAAAAAAAAACCGGGAGACAAGATGTTTAAAGCGGTTGTCATTGGCGGATCTGCCGGATCCATAGAGGTATTGAACGATTTGCTGTACCATCTGCCGCCGGACTATCCCCTGCCGGTCATCGTCGTCATCCACCTGCATCCTTCGGATCGTGGGGATCTGGCCAGACAGATGAACAACCGGACGCAGATCCGGGTGCAAGAGGCCCGGGAAAAGCACTCCATTGAACCGGGAATTGTGTATACGGCACCTGCAGATTACCATCTTCTGGTGGAGCACGATAAAACATTTTCCCTAACCGTGGATGATCGGGTAAACTATGCTCGTCCCTCCATTGACGTTCTATTTGAGTCCGCAGCCTTTGTGTATGGGGCGAAGTTGACCGGAATTTTACTGAGCGGAGCCAATAAAGACGGCGCCCTGGGCCTTGTCGCCATAAAGCGGGCCGGCGGTCTCACCGTTGTCCAGGCACCGGACACGGCCCAGTGTCCGACAATGCCCCAGGCGGCCATGGATACCGGGTGTGTGGATCAGTTACTGCAACCAACAACCCTGTTTGACATTTTGAGGTGATGGTGTGGAAATAAAACAAAAAATATTGATCGTTGATGATAAGCCGGAAAACATCTTCAGCCTGAAGAAAGTGCTGGCGGACGTCGATGCGCGGATCATAGAGGCATTGACCGGAAACGATGCCCTGATCGCAAGTTTGAACCATGAGTTCGCCCTGGCCATCCTGGATGTGCAGATGCCCGAAATGGATGGTTATGAACTGGCTGAGTTGCTCCGCTCAGAAAAAAAGACCCGCAGCACCCCCATCATCTTTGTCTCCGCTGTCTATTCAAGCGATTACCATGTATTTAAAGGATACGACGCCGGTGCTGTGGATTTTATGGTCAAACCCTTTGAGACCAAAATTCTGTTAAGTAAAGTCAATATTTTCCTTGAACTGGACAGACAAAAAAGGGCTCTGGCAGATTCAAAAGCCCATATTGAACATCAGCTTCATGAGTTAAATGCTTCTGAACGCAGGTTTAAGAGCCTGGTGGAAACAGTCCCGGATATTGTCTATCGGATTAATACCGACGGTTATTTCAGTTTCGTAAATCATGCGGTGAAACGGCTGGGATATGAACCGGAGAAATTGGTGGGCAGACATTTTTCCTGCCTGATCCGGCCGATGGATCTGTCGGATGTCTCCAGAAAAACAGCAGAGGAAAAATTAAAGGCCGGCAAATTAACGGGACCACTTAAGCTGTTTGACGAAAGAAGGACCGGGGACCGGAAAACAACGGGACTGGAGATCCGGCTGATTTCTAAAAAAGAGCACCATAACATTACGGCAACCCTGGAACAGATCGGAGACGATTCCATTGTTGTAGAGATCAACAGCGCAGGGCTCTATTCAGATCATGTCAACGAAAAAAATAAAATGCACCTGGGCACGGTGGGTGTCATCAGAGATATTACCCAGCGAAAGATATTGGAGGATCATCTTCGCAGATCAAAGGAAAAGTTAGAAAAACGTGTGGCAGAGCGAACCTGGGAGTTGATGAAAAAAAACAGGGAACTTCTGGCAGAAGTGGAACGGCGGAAAAAAGCCGAACATACTGTCCGAAAAACACAAAAACAATGGGAGGAAATTTTCGAGGCCATTGGTCATATGGCCGTGGTGATCGATGACCAGCATACGATTATTGCGGCAAACCGTTCAGCCGTCACACAGATCGGTAAGCCTAAAACAGAAATTATCGGGGGAAAATGCCATGATATTTTACTGGGTTCAAAGAAGCCCGCGCCCGATTGCCCTGTTAAACAGTACACAAAAGGGGACTTCTCCTTCCGCGAGGAGACCAGAGAACTTTTTGATAAAACCTATATCTGCAGCACCACCCCCGTATTTGAAGGTGATGGCAATTATACGAAATTTATTAAAATCTTCACGGACATCACCCGCCGCAAGGTGCTTGAAAAAGAGTTGCTCCAGGCACATAAAATGGAGGCCATCGGCACGCTGGCAGGCGGCATTGCCCATGATTTCAACAACATATTATCTGCCCTTATCGGATTTTCACAGCTGGCCCTAAAAAATACGGAAAAAGACTCTTTGATGGAAGACGACTTAACGGAAATTTTAAACTGTGGTCTGAGAGCCAAGGATCTGGTCAGGCAAATTTTAACCTTTGCCAGGCAATCTGATGAAAAATACTCGTATATCCAACTCGATTACATCGTCAAAGAGGTCGCTAAGTTTATCCGATCCTCCATTCCCTCATCGGTTGCGCTTGAAACAGAAGTGCAAAGTGCCTCGGTAATCTTTGCCAATCCCACCCAGATTCATCAGGTTCTGATGAATCTTTGCACCAATTCGGCCCATGCAATGAAAAGCGACGGGGGAATTTTAAAAATCTGCCTGACGGACATACATATAGACGAGGCAGATAGAACATCCATCCAGCATCCGGAACCGGGTGATTATGTCAAAATTGAAGTATCGGACACCGGCACAGGTATCACACCACAGGTGATGGAAAAAATGTTTGAGCCCTATTTTACCACCAAGAACCAGGCAGAAGGGACGGGCATGGGTCTTGCTGTGGTTCAAGGCATCGTTAAGGATATTGGCGGCACCATCAAGGTAAAAACAGCTTTGGGCCAGGGCACGACGTTTACGGTTTTCATTCCCATTGCAGAAAACAAGCAGATGGATATGCAAAAGAAAAGTATAATTTATACGAACAAAGGTTCTGAAAGCATCCTTCTGGTGGATGATGAACCTGCCATCACAAAAGTGGGAAAACGGATACTGGAGGAAGCCGGATATGACGTCACCATTGCCAACGCCTCCCACGAGGCGTTGGATCTGTTCAAAAAAAACTGCAAACAATTTGATCTGGTAATGACGGACCTGACAATGCCCGGGATGAACGGCGATAAATTGACCGAAAAGATACTGGACGTCAGACCGGATATTCCGGTGGTACTCTGCAGCGGGTATCAGAATAAACATGTAATGGACTCAAAGAAAAAAAATATATGGTATGCATTTGTGCAAAAGCCCATTGAACAGGAAACTTTCATCAATACCATCAGAACTGTGCTTGATGAAAATACAAAGGGGGGAGCACCATGATAAAAACCAAAACTTCACCAGAAGAAAAAATAAGGGTCCTGGTGGTGGATGATGAAAAAAGTATCCTGAAATTGGCACAGCGACTGGTTCTTCAGGAAGGCTATGACTGTCTTATGGCCTCAAACGGACTTGAGGCGATCACCGTGATGGAAGAAACCGTGGTGGATGTGGTGATAACGGATATCGCCATGCCTAAAATGGACGGCATTGAGCTGACAAAACAAATAAAAGAGAACTATTCGGCGGATGTCATCATGATGACCGGATACTTTAAGGACTTGTCCTACGAAAATGCCGTCACCCAGGGTGCCACGGATTTTATTCAAAAACCGTTCAGCACCAAAGAATTTCAGATCCGGCTTAAACGGGTGATCAAGGAGCGTAAAACCAATCAGGAGCTTAAAGACAGCCTCAAGCGGATGAATGATATTGTAGACGGAGTGATAAACAGTTTGTCTTCAACGGTGGATGCACGGGACCCGTATACGGCAGGCCATCAGAAACGGGTGGCACAGCTTGCCGTTGCAATAGCAATGGAGATGGAACTGTCCCAGACAGAAATCTCCAGTATCCGCATGGCCGGAATTCTCCATGATTTAGGGAAAATCGCCATCCCGGCCGAAATCTTGTCCAAACCCAGCATGCTATCGGACATCGAATTCAGCCTGATAAAAACCCATCCCCAGGTGGGCTACGATATTCTTAAAAATATCAACTTTCCAACGCCGGTGGCCAGGATCGTTCACCAGCACCATGAACGCATGGACGGTTCAGGCTATCCGATAGGGCTTTCAGGAGAAGAAATTTTGCTCGAAGCAAGGATATTAACCGTGGCCGATGTGGTTGAAGCCATGTCTTCCCACAGGCCCTACCGGCCGGGACTGGGCATGGACAAAGCATTGGCGGAGGTCAGAAAAAACAAGCGCAGGTTCTATGATCCGAATGCTGTGGATGCCTGCCTGACAACCATGTCAGAAAACTTTAAATTCAACGGGTGACCCAATGAGTGAGATACATGCCTATCCGGTCCTGATCGTGGATGATGAAAAAATCATTGCCAAAATCATCGAAAGGCTTTTACAACCTAAAAACATCACAACGGAATATGCGGCTGACGGGGAACAGGCCTTGCTGAAAATGCACCAGGCCCCAATCCCCTATTCTTTGGTAATCAGTGACCAGAAGATGCCGGGAATGACAGGAGATGTTTTTCTTGAAAAAGCCGCCCTGATTTCACCCCAGACCTCAAGGTTTCTGATGTCGGGATATTCTGATCTGGCGGCCATAATCCGGGCCATAAACAACGGGGCAATCAACCGGTTCATCCCCAAACCCCTGGATAACGATGCATTCATTTTGGCAGTTTTAGATGCGGTGACACAATTTGAAGCCGACATCGAGGCCAAACATCTGTTCGAGGAGGCCAAAGCCCAAAATCTCAAACTATTTGAACTCTACAAAGAGCTGAAGCAGGAAACCCGGAAATTTGACAACGTTCTGGATGGGCTGGACGCTCAAATCGCGGAGTTAACCGATCAAATGAATGCGTTCAAAAACGCGGATTCAAAAAAAAAGAACGCACTGGACCGCACGGAACAAGCCATGGCGGATAAAAAGCTTTTGACCCCGGATAATTTTGTCGGGTTTGCCGCCCAGGTCAGGGAAGAAGTATATATCCAGTTCCAGGACATTGCGGTCCGAAACGGTTTGACAATGCCGGGAAAAAACTGATGAATGCCATAAACAAAGAGATACTGGATGCAGGAATTCTACTGCTGGATGATGAACACAATATTCTTAAAGCATTACGCAGGCTGTTAAATCGCCATGGGTTCACCACCGTAAATACGGCGTTAAATGCGGAACAGGGATTTACCATCATCCGGAATGCGGATAAACCATTTGCCGTCATTCTGTCGGATCAGCACATGCCGGGCATCAACGGATATGCGTTTTTCAATCAAGTTAAAGATCTTTCCCCTGATTCGAGACGAATACTGATGACCGGCTACCATGATTTTAATGCCGCCATGGATGCCATTAACCAGGGGGGCATTCACAAGTATATTACCAAACCGTGGGACGAATCCGATTTATTGGGAATGCTGACCACTGAGATTGAAATATATCACAGCATTCATGAAAAAAGACGAATTCAGGTCATTATAAAA
This window contains:
- a CDS encoding protein-glutamate O-methyltransferase CheR, giving the protein MEATELEKLEVTLLLEAVFQRYGHDFRGYARASVHRRIHNVKIQAGLECISQLIPRVLHDPSFFERLLDEMSITVTTMFRNPGLFLVLRQKVLPYLKSYPSLKIWHAGCATGQEAYSLSILLKEEELAKRTVIYATDFNDNALDTAKKGIYDIKDVKNFTENYQAAGGKRSFSEYYHAEYGAMKIRQNLKAPITFANHNLAIDGVFSETQLIMCRNVLIYFDKKLQDRVLKLFWESLAENGFLCLGRRESLSYSTIKDKFVVVDEKHKVFQKKTGRQDV
- a CDS encoding chemotaxis protein CheB — translated: MFKAVVIGGSAGSIEVLNDLLYHLPPDYPLPVIVVIHLHPSDRGDLARQMNNRTQIRVQEAREKHSIEPGIVYTAPADYHLLVEHDKTFSLTVDDRVNYARPSIDVLFESAAFVYGAKLTGILLSGANKDGALGLVAIKRAGGLTVVQAPDTAQCPTMPQAAMDTGCVDQLLQPTTLFDILR
- a CDS encoding response regulator; this translates as MEIKQKILIVDDKPENIFSLKKVLADVDARIIEALTGNDALIASLNHEFALAILDVQMPEMDGYELAELLRSEKKTRSTPIIFVSAVYSSDYHVFKGYDAGAVDFMVKPFETKILLSKVNIFLELDRQKRALADSKAHIEHQLHELNASERRFKSLVETVPDIVYRINTDGYFSFVNHAVKRLGYEPEKLVGRHFSCLIRPMDLSDVSRKTAEEKLKAGKLTGPLKLFDERRTGDRKTTGLEIRLISKKEHHNITATLEQIGDDSIVVEINSAGLYSDHVNEKNKMHLGTVGVIRDITQRKILEDHLRRSKEKLEKRVAERTWELMKKNRELLAEVERRKKAEHTVRKTQKQWEEIFEAIGHMAVVIDDQHTIIAANRSAVTQIGKPKTEIIGGKCHDILLGSKKPAPDCPVKQYTKGDFSFREETRELFDKTYICSTTPVFEGDGNYTKFIKIFTDITRRKVLEKELLQAHKMEAIGTLAGGIAHDFNNILSALIGFSQLALKNTEKDSLMEDDLTEILNCGLRAKDLVRQILTFARQSDEKYSYIQLDYIVKEVAKFIRSSIPSSVALETEVQSASVIFANPTQIHQVLMNLCTNSAHAMKSDGGILKICLTDIHIDEADRTSIQHPEPGDYVKIEVSDTGTGITPQVMEKMFEPYFTTKNQAEGTGMGLAVVQGIVKDIGGTIKVKTALGQGTTFTVFIPIAENKQMDMQKKSIIYTNKGSESILLVDDEPAITKVGKRILEEAGYDVTIANASHEALDLFKKNCKQFDLVMTDLTMPGMNGDKLTEKILDVRPDIPVVLCSGYQNKHVMDSKKKNIWYAFVQKPIEQETFINTIRTVLDENTKGGAP
- a CDS encoding HD domain-containing phosphohydrolase, whose product is MIKTKTSPEEKIRVLVVDDEKSILKLAQRLVLQEGYDCLMASNGLEAITVMEETVVDVVITDIAMPKMDGIELTKQIKENYSADVIMMTGYFKDLSYENAVTQGATDFIQKPFSTKEFQIRLKRVIKERKTNQELKDSLKRMNDIVDGVINSLSSTVDARDPYTAGHQKRVAQLAVAIAMEMELSQTEISSIRMAGILHDLGKIAIPAEILSKPSMLSDIEFSLIKTHPQVGYDILKNINFPTPVARIVHQHHERMDGSGYPIGLSGEEILLEARILTVADVVEAMSSHRPYRPGLGMDKALAEVRKNKRRFYDPNAVDACLTTMSENFKFNG
- a CDS encoding response regulator; amino-acid sequence: MSEIHAYPVLIVDDEKIIAKIIERLLQPKNITTEYAADGEQALLKMHQAPIPYSLVISDQKMPGMTGDVFLEKAALISPQTSRFLMSGYSDLAAIIRAINNGAINRFIPKPLDNDAFILAVLDAVTQFEADIEAKHLFEEAKAQNLKLFELYKELKQETRKFDNVLDGLDAQIAELTDQMNAFKNADSKKKNALDRTEQAMADKKLLTPDNFVGFAAQVREEVYIQFQDIAVRNGLTMPGKN